A genomic window from Algoriphagus sp. Y33 includes:
- a CDS encoding folylpolyglutamate synthase/dihydrofolate synthase family protein, producing MDYQETLDYLFNSLPMFQRVGASAFRKDLRSTILLCDHLGNPEHKFKSIHVAGTNGKGSSSHSLAAIFQSAGYKTGLYTSPHLKSFTERIRINGLEISPDLVVQFVEENKSFLDELKPSFFEMTVGMAFWHFAQKEVDIAIVEVGMGGNFDSTNVITPELSLITNIGFDHVQFLGVTLPLIAGEKAGIIKGNIPVVISETHEETSAVFIEKAKKMNAPITFADENWKAYKEAEEDGKTNYTIQASGELKWSVKTQTTTASDKTLDSKVGFNRFVKSQTGALQGFFFQLTFGLNGNYQKYNLPGILESIVQMRKMGWNLPDEAVLEGLKNVTELTGLKGRWQMLSSHPTVICDTGHNEAGFSEILSQLDTYTFSKLWFVLGMVQDKDISKVLSMLPSSATYVFCEAKLPRALPAVQLAEKAHFFNLKSEVIPDVNEALAFARKNADKDDLIFVGGSTFVVAEIEEL from the coding sequence ATGGATTACCAGGAGACGCTGGATTATTTGTTTAATTCCCTTCCCATGTTCCAGCGGGTGGGGGCCTCGGCTTTCAGAAAGGATCTACGAAGCACTATTTTGCTCTGTGACCACCTAGGCAATCCCGAGCACAAATTCAAGTCAATCCATGTGGCAGGCACAAATGGGAAAGGAAGTTCCTCCCACAGTCTGGCAGCTATTTTTCAGAGTGCAGGCTATAAAACCGGGCTTTATACCTCTCCCCATCTCAAGTCTTTTACTGAAAGAATAAGAATTAATGGACTGGAAATAAGTCCTGACTTAGTCGTTCAGTTCGTGGAAGAAAACAAAAGCTTTCTGGATGAACTGAAGCCTAGTTTTTTTGAGATGACAGTGGGCATGGCTTTCTGGCATTTTGCACAGAAGGAAGTAGACATTGCTATCGTAGAAGTAGGTATGGGTGGGAATTTCGATAGCACCAATGTGATCACTCCTGAGCTTTCTTTGATCACTAATATTGGCTTTGATCATGTACAGTTTCTTGGGGTTACTTTGCCGTTGATTGCGGGAGAAAAAGCAGGAATTATCAAGGGAAATATTCCTGTGGTGATCAGCGAAACTCATGAGGAAACCAGTGCCGTTTTTATTGAGAAGGCCAAAAAGATGAATGCCCCAATCACTTTTGCAGATGAAAATTGGAAAGCCTATAAAGAAGCTGAGGAAGATGGAAAGACGAATTATACTATTCAAGCTAGTGGTGAATTAAAATGGTCTGTGAAGACACAGACCACGACAGCAAGTGATAAAACGCTAGATTCTAAAGTTGGTTTTAACCGGTTTGTGAAGTCACAAACCGGGGCACTACAAGGTTTTTTTTTCCAACTGACTTTCGGGCTGAACGGAAATTATCAGAAATATAACCTTCCTGGTATTTTGGAATCAATCGTTCAAATGCGGAAAATGGGATGGAATTTGCCGGACGAAGCTGTATTGGAAGGATTGAAAAATGTCACCGAACTTACCGGTTTGAAAGGTAGATGGCAGATGCTCTCTTCTCATCCCACGGTCATCTGCGATACCGGGCATAATGAAGCAGGCTTTAGTGAGATACTTTCCCAATTGGATACCTATACGTTTTCTAAGCTTTGGTTTGTATTGGGAATGGTTCAGGATAAGGATATTTCCAAGGTGCTTTCCATGCTTCCAAGCTCTGCGACTTATGTTTTTTGTGAAGCTAAACTCCCAAGAGCTTTACCTGCCGTTCAATTGGCAGAAAAAGCACATTTTTTCAATTTGAAAAGTGAAGTAATTCCGGATGTAAACGAAGCCTTAGCATTTGCTAGAAAAAATGCAGACAAAGATGACTTGATTTTTGTGGGAGGGAGTACTTTTGTAGTTGCAGAAATCGAAGAGCTTTAG
- the trmB gene encoding tRNA (guanosine(46)-N7)-methyltransferase TrmB, giving the protein MSRKKLVRFQDNEANPNVIQAGKAIFETIKGNWKELQFQNPNPIVVELACGRGEFTVGLARNFPNQNFIGVDIKGSRIWKGSSTATAEGIHNVAFLRTQIELLDKYFAADEISALWITFPDPFPRDGDEKRRLTSPRFLDMYKSMLEKDGFLHFKTDNTELFNYSLELFQSREDIEVIGFTHDFYQSEWKDDHFGIQTRYEKMFSDKGEKIKYLKCRFI; this is encoded by the coding sequence ATGAGTAGAAAGAAACTGGTTCGCTTCCAAGACAACGAGGCGAACCCAAATGTTATTCAGGCCGGAAAGGCAATTTTTGAAACAATCAAGGGAAACTGGAAGGAACTACAGTTTCAGAATCCAAATCCCATTGTCGTGGAGTTAGCTTGCGGGAGAGGAGAGTTCACTGTTGGTTTAGCGCGTAATTTTCCCAATCAGAACTTTATAGGTGTAGATATCAAAGGAAGTAGGATCTGGAAGGGAAGTTCAACAGCCACTGCTGAAGGTATTCACAATGTGGCATTCCTTAGGACACAGATTGAACTTCTGGACAAGTACTTTGCGGCGGATGAAATTTCGGCACTATGGATTACATTTCCTGATCCCTTCCCGAGGGACGGGGATGAAAAGCGAAGACTAACCTCACCGCGCTTTTTGGATATGTATAAGTCCATGTTGGAGAAAGATGGCTTTTTACACTTTAAGACAGACAACACTGAGCTGTTCAATTATTCTCTTGAACTTTTCCAAAGTAGGGAAGATATCGAAGTAATCGGCTTCACCCATGATTTCTATCAAAGCGAATGGAAAGATGACCACTTTGGGATACAAACCCGCTACGAAAAGATGTTTTCTGACAAGGGTGAAAAAATCAAGTACCTTAAATGCAGGTTTATTTGA
- a CDS encoding NAD-dependent deacylase, which produces MSKKKHLVVLSGAGISAESGIKTFRDSGGLWEGHDVMEVASPEGWNRNRRLVQNFYNQRRKQLLECEPNQAHLILAELEKEYEVSIITQNVDDLHERAGSTRVIHLHGELKKAQSTVDPRLVYELDHWEIKEGDRCERGSQLRPYIVWFGEQVPMMEKASEIVASADIFVVVGTSLQVYPAASLIEDVVTETTIYVIDPKNPTINFRRNVVSIRENATIGMKTLEKVLKSGI; this is translated from the coding sequence ATGAGCAAAAAGAAGCACTTGGTAGTTCTCAGCGGTGCAGGCATCTCTGCAGAGAGTGGAATCAAAACTTTTAGGGATTCCGGAGGGCTTTGGGAAGGTCATGACGTAATGGAAGTGGCTTCCCCGGAGGGATGGAATCGAAATCGACGACTTGTCCAGAATTTTTATAATCAACGGAGAAAGCAATTGCTCGAATGCGAACCTAATCAGGCACATCTGATTTTAGCTGAGTTGGAGAAGGAATATGAGGTATCCATCATCACGCAAAACGTGGACGATCTGCATGAGCGTGCAGGTTCCACACGGGTTATTCATCTCCACGGAGAACTTAAAAAAGCTCAGAGCACCGTGGATCCCCGGTTGGTTTATGAGTTGGACCATTGGGAAATCAAAGAGGGGGATAGATGCGAGAGAGGAAGTCAGCTGCGCCCTTATATCGTATGGTTTGGTGAGCAAGTTCCAATGATGGAAAAAGCGAGTGAAATCGTTGCTTCAGCTGATATTTTCGTAGTGGTCGGGACTTCCCTTCAGGTCTATCCTGCTGCTAGTTTAATTGAAGATGTTGTTACTGAAACCACCATTTATGTAATTGATCCAAAAAATCCAACAATAAATTTCAGACGAAATGTGGTCAGTATACGGGAAAACGCCACTATTGGAATGAAGACTTTGGAGAAAGTGTTAAAGTCTGGAATTTAA
- a CDS encoding DUF5996 family protein, giving the protein MAPKKNSWPVFQFEENKDTIYLLHQWTQIVGKVRLKKSPWQNHSWHVSLYVDTQGLTTGSIPYDGGVFNIHFDFIHHELRIKTSNGTQDRFALGGQTVASFYEQLMEKLRFLGIQVKINEIPNEIPDPIPFSKNKNRIMYQANAAQSLWKVLVQIQNVFGVFRTKFTGKSSPIHFFWGSFDLAYTRFSGNRAPEFSGQVPNIPPVVMQEAYSHEVFSVGFWPGSEAFKTPVFYAYCYPNYPGFQNAEVSPNKAYWNKDMGEFMLAYDEVRKSPDPSEMLIEFLQSTYEAAAEAGNWDRKNLDCDFSHLNNK; this is encoded by the coding sequence ATGGCACCCAAAAAGAACTCTTGGCCGGTATTTCAGTTCGAGGAGAATAAAGACACCATCTATCTCTTACACCAGTGGACGCAGATAGTGGGGAAAGTACGGCTCAAAAAATCTCCATGGCAGAATCACTCCTGGCATGTCTCGCTGTATGTGGATACTCAAGGATTGACTACGGGCAGTATTCCTTATGATGGAGGTGTTTTTAATATTCATTTTGATTTCATTCATCACGAATTGAGAATAAAAACCAGTAATGGTACTCAGGATCGCTTTGCATTGGGTGGACAAACGGTAGCCAGTTTCTATGAGCAATTGATGGAGAAGCTGCGTTTTTTGGGGATTCAGGTGAAGATCAACGAGATTCCCAATGAGATTCCTGATCCTATACCTTTTTCAAAGAACAAAAACCGAATTATGTATCAGGCCAATGCAGCACAAAGTTTATGGAAAGTATTGGTTCAAATTCAAAATGTGTTTGGAGTTTTTAGAACCAAATTCACCGGAAAGAGCAGCCCAATTCACTTCTTTTGGGGATCTTTTGATTTGGCTTATACGCGCTTTTCAGGGAATAGAGCACCGGAATTTTCAGGTCAAGTTCCAAATATACCACCTGTGGTAATGCAGGAAGCATATTCACATGAAGTGTTTAGTGTGGGGTTTTGGCCGGGAAGCGAGGCTTTTAAAACGCCGGTTTTCTATGCGTATTGCTATCCCAATTATCCGGGTTTTCAGAATGCGGAAGTTTCTCCCAATAAAGCTTACTGGAATAAGGATATGGGAGAGTTTATGCTAGCTTATGATGAAGTTCGTAAATCACCGGATCCAAGTGAGATGCTGATCGAGTTTCTGCAAAGTACTTATGAAGCCGCTGCTGAGGCGGGAAATTGGGATCGTAAAAACCTTGATTGTGATTTCTCGCACTTGAATAATAAGTAA
- a CDS encoding serine hydrolase: MNKKIKIILAVLVFWMALFITWEWWQSFPVVRLNPTLKVTSKKEGIDSILRQAMSTYFLPGVSVAIVRNDTAFYLDAFGYENLRTKNLLTVTSKIPVASVSKIFSALGLASILQDKGIDANDSLHSLDLGEKFNSSSLATIRFQDLLSHQSGIRDKNFYELILSSPKSQVLNVWGEEFLNDPSDYLNDTISYTYSDSNYDFLGFVLGQSEKLDFDSLIYSSVFMASGMTNSNYLTNSSTIEVEGYQKTFIWKRIASKQVKFPVLPSPSSGLVTTTTDMGKAMIHLLRGDKGAYHQALDWLKSARNDVPLGFQKTLINDSEWIGHYGGQAGYSSLLFYSKEAETGIFLFSNSQDKEDFRIKIATQIISYLSLNDL, encoded by the coding sequence ATGAATAAGAAAATCAAAATCATACTGGCAGTTTTGGTTTTCTGGATGGCTCTATTTATAACTTGGGAGTGGTGGCAAAGCTTTCCTGTAGTACGCCTTAACCCCACTTTGAAAGTTACATCTAAAAAAGAAGGGATTGATTCTATACTGCGTCAGGCCATGTCCACCTATTTCTTGCCTGGAGTATCAGTAGCAATAGTCAGGAATGATACTGCTTTCTATTTGGACGCTTTTGGGTATGAAAATCTCCGAACCAAAAATCTTCTGACCGTGACCAGTAAAATCCCAGTTGCTTCGGTTTCGAAAATATTTTCAGCTTTGGGATTGGCAAGTATTTTACAAGATAAGGGCATAGATGCCAATGATTCTTTACACTCGCTTGATTTAGGAGAAAAGTTTAATTCTTCTTCACTTGCCACGATTCGATTCCAAGATCTGTTGTCTCACCAATCCGGTATTCGGGACAAAAATTTCTACGAACTCATTTTATCTTCACCAAAATCCCAAGTCCTGAATGTATGGGGAGAGGAGTTTTTGAATGATCCTTCCGACTACCTCAATGATACAATAAGCTACACTTACTCGGATTCTAATTATGATTTCTTGGGTTTTGTACTCGGTCAATCTGAAAAATTAGATTTTGATTCCCTTATTTATAGCAGCGTATTTATGGCTTCAGGTATGACGAATTCTAATTATTTGACAAACAGCAGTACAATTGAGGTGGAAGGGTATCAGAAAACTTTCATTTGGAAGAGAATTGCGTCAAAGCAGGTCAAGTTTCCAGTCCTCCCTTCCCCTTCTTCAGGTTTGGTCACGACTACCACAGATATGGGCAAGGCTATGATTCATTTGCTAAGAGGTGATAAGGGAGCGTACCATCAAGCACTTGACTGGCTTAAGAGTGCTAGAAACGATGTGCCGTTAGGCTTTCAGAAAACTCTGATTAACGATAGTGAGTGGATAGGTCATTACGGTGGGCAGGCAGGATATTCCAGCTTACTATTCTATTCCAAAGAAGCAGAGACAGGTATTTTCTTATTCTCTAATTCCCAGGATAAGGAGGATTTCAGAATTAAGATTGCTACTCAGATTATATCTTACCTCTCATTAAATGATTTATAG
- a CDS encoding YfcC family protein yields MKLSFPHPIIILLGFILLAGLSGYFIQSGSFERVLDAETGREIIVPGSFRPIEDKDASIYEVLLSIPEGFILGADIVALILLIGGAFYVVEKTGALQVGIEALIYRFRNKQFLLLYLIGIVFAFCGSTMAMQEEIIALTPVLVILAKKINYSIRSIIAISLGASLVGASFSPFNPFGSLLSQSIAELNFEEGFAYRLLFLVLAIVIWCSYHIKYGKLKVEDSDTHAMKPAKISFRHGVILILTFSGVGVMAWGVIYKDWGYNEMSALFFVVGISCGLIGKLGLNGTAKAYTEGFGEMIFAGIIVGLARSVYLILQNTAIIDPIIQGMFEPLEHMPAQFAALGLYLSQAIIHIPVPSTSGQAVLTTPLAVPLMDLLGISRQVAVLTYQYAAGLMDLVTPTNGGMMAVIAAAGIKYDDWIAYLWKSWLLLMVLGLISVFIALFWFA; encoded by the coding sequence ATGAAGCTATCCTTCCCACATCCCATTATCATCCTGTTGGGATTTATACTTCTGGCAGGATTGTCAGGCTACTTCATTCAATCAGGTTCCTTTGAGCGGGTACTGGATGCTGAAACGGGAAGGGAAATAATAGTTCCGGGAAGTTTTCGTCCTATTGAGGATAAGGATGCAAGTATCTACGAGGTGCTTTTGTCTATTCCTGAAGGTTTTATTCTAGGTGCAGACATCGTAGCGTTGATTCTTCTCATCGGGGGAGCATTCTATGTAGTGGAAAAAACAGGCGCTTTACAAGTCGGAATTGAGGCACTGATCTACCGTTTTAGGAATAAGCAATTTTTGCTTTTATATCTCATTGGGATAGTCTTTGCTTTTTGCGGAAGTACCATGGCCATGCAGGAGGAGATTATAGCATTGACCCCGGTTTTAGTTATTTTGGCTAAAAAAATCAATTATAGTATACGTTCCATCATAGCGATCTCTTTAGGGGCTTCACTTGTAGGTGCAAGTTTTTCGCCATTCAATCCCTTCGGTTCTTTGCTTTCCCAAAGCATTGCCGAGCTGAATTTCGAAGAGGGATTTGCCTATCGATTGCTATTTCTGGTTTTGGCAATAGTAATCTGGTGCAGTTATCATATTAAGTATGGCAAGCTGAAAGTTGAGGATTCCGATACCCATGCGATGAAACCTGCAAAAATTTCATTTAGGCATGGAGTTATATTAATTCTGACTTTTAGTGGCGTAGGTGTAATGGCTTGGGGAGTAATCTATAAAGATTGGGGCTACAATGAAATGAGTGCGTTGTTTTTTGTTGTTGGTATAAGCTGTGGGTTAATAGGAAAATTGGGACTTAACGGTACTGCAAAAGCATATACTGAGGGATTTGGTGAAATGATATTTGCCGGGATAATTGTAGGATTGGCCCGTAGTGTTTACTTGATTTTACAGAATACAGCGATAATCGACCCTATTATCCAAGGGATGTTTGAGCCACTTGAACATATGCCGGCACAATTCGCAGCTCTAGGGCTGTATTTAAGTCAGGCTATTATTCATATACCCGTTCCCAGTACATCGGGGCAGGCAGTACTGACCACGCCGTTGGCAGTTCCATTAATGGATTTGCTGGGCATATCCCGTCAAGTTGCAGTGCTTACCTATCAATATGCCGCGGGATTAATGGATCTGGTCACTCCAACCAACGGTGGCATGATGGCAGTGATTGCCGCTGCTGGAATCAAGTATGACGACTGGATCGCATATTTATGGAAAAGTTGGTTACTTCTTATGGTTTTAGGTTTGATATCAGTTTTTATCGCTCTATTTTGGTTCGCTTAA
- the mgrA gene encoding L-glyceraldehyde 3-phosphate reductase — MDINDHSPLLPYLPAADRYHQMKYRRCGKSGLVLPEISLGLWHNFGHNADFTLGRSILRRAFDLGICHFDLANNYGPPFGSAEENFGRMLKKDFSSLRDELIISSKAGWDMWPGPYGNYGSKKYLVASCDQSLKRMGVDYVDIFYHHRPDPDTPLEETMGALDLLVRQGKALYVGISQYSAEDTAKAYEILEGLGTPLLIHQPRYSMIDRWVENGLMDVLGEKGVGSIAFSPLEQGLLTDKYLKGIPADSRAAKDGRYLKAEQISDEKIDMISKLNDIAIGRNQTLAQMAIAWLLKDQRITSVLVGVSKPGQLDDNVAAVKNSVFSTGEVEAISRIFGA; from the coding sequence ATGGATATTAACGATCACTCACCTCTTTTACCTTATCTGCCTGCTGCTGACCGCTACCATCAGATGAAATACCGCAGATGCGGAAAGAGCGGCTTGGTTTTGCCTGAAATCAGCCTTGGACTTTGGCACAATTTCGGGCACAATGCAGATTTTACACTCGGACGTTCTATTCTCCGTAGGGCTTTTGATCTCGGGATTTGCCATTTCGACTTAGCCAATAATTACGGCCCTCCATTTGGGTCTGCTGAGGAGAATTTCGGTAGAATGTTGAAGAAAGATTTTTCTTCTCTAAGAGATGAACTGATAATATCTTCCAAAGCGGGATGGGATATGTGGCCTGGACCCTATGGGAATTATGGATCCAAAAAATATCTGGTGGCTAGCTGTGACCAAAGTCTAAAACGAATGGGGGTTGATTATGTTGATATTTTCTATCATCACAGACCTGATCCGGATACTCCTCTAGAGGAAACTATGGGAGCACTCGATCTTCTGGTAAGACAGGGCAAAGCACTTTATGTAGGGATCTCCCAGTATTCGGCGGAAGACACTGCCAAAGCCTACGAAATATTAGAAGGTCTTGGTACCCCACTGTTGATTCACCAGCCGAGGTATTCAATGATTGATCGTTGGGTAGAAAATGGCCTGATGGACGTACTGGGCGAAAAAGGAGTGGGAAGTATTGCCTTCTCTCCGCTGGAACAAGGACTGCTCACGGATAAATATCTGAAAGGAATCCCTGCAGATTCCCGCGCGGCCAAAGACGGAAGGTATCTGAAAGCAGAACAGATTTCTGATGAAAAGATCGACATGATATCAAAACTGAATGATATTGCGATTGGTAGAAACCAGACCTTGGCACAGATGGCCATTGCTTGGCTGCTAAAGGATCAGCGAATCACATCTGTGTTGGTAGGAGTTTCCAAGCCTGGGCAGCTGGACGATAATGTCGCGGCGGTGAAGAATTCTGTTTTCAGCACGGGAGAAGTGGAAGCAATCAGCCGGATCTTCGGAGCTTGA
- a CDS encoding MFS transporter encodes MKARLTSRCALILIVIAQFLGTSLWFAGNAVAPELSLILNSPGLVATITSVVQLGFILGTLIFAIFAIPDRFSPSDVFFFSAISAACANLLIVILPMQLAIVLACRFLVGFFLAGIYPVGMKIAADYFQKGLGSALGLLVGALVLGTAFPYLIKGLDLSFSWKLVLWSTSGLAIFGGGIIGFFVHDGPFRTINSKFDISLLPRLFRIKALKSAASGYFGHMWEGYTFWAFVPMLIVLFKGNGVTDSTDSLLSFFVIAIGGLSCVLGGFFANRIGSKKVAQLALAGSGICCVLVVFAAGLPSWLWIGLLLVWGILVAADSPQFSTLVAQSVSPEYRGTALTLVNCIGFAISIVSIQLAQYLLYWLTIDQVLALLFIGPLTGLLLFRFFGSKKEAM; translated from the coding sequence TTGAAAGCCCGGTTAACATCCCGATGTGCCCTGATTTTGATCGTCATCGCTCAATTTCTGGGTACTTCGCTTTGGTTTGCTGGGAATGCAGTGGCTCCTGAACTCAGTCTGATCCTCAATAGCCCAGGTCTTGTAGCCACTATCACTTCCGTGGTTCAATTGGGATTTATTCTGGGAACATTGATTTTTGCCATTTTTGCCATTCCCGATCGCTTTTCGCCCAGTGATGTTTTCTTTTTTAGCGCTATTTCTGCGGCTTGTGCCAACCTGTTGATCGTTATTCTTCCTATGCAATTGGCAATAGTCTTAGCGTGTAGGTTTCTGGTGGGATTTTTCCTTGCAGGAATTTATCCTGTAGGAATGAAAATCGCAGCTGACTATTTTCAAAAAGGGCTTGGCTCTGCCTTGGGGCTTCTGGTAGGAGCGTTGGTCTTGGGAACAGCTTTTCCCTACCTTATAAAAGGCTTGGATTTAAGTTTCTCATGGAAGCTAGTGCTTTGGTCTACGTCGGGGTTAGCTATTTTTGGAGGGGGTATTATTGGTTTTTTCGTGCATGATGGGCCATTTCGCACTATCAATTCAAAGTTTGACATTAGTCTTTTGCCAAGACTCTTCAGGATAAAAGCCCTAAAAAGTGCTGCTTCCGGATATTTTGGACATATGTGGGAGGGATATACTTTTTGGGCATTCGTTCCGATGTTAATTGTTCTTTTCAAGGGAAATGGGGTAACGGATTCAACTGACAGTTTACTTTCATTTTTCGTAATAGCAATAGGAGGACTTTCCTGTGTATTGGGAGGTTTTTTTGCAAACAGAATAGGTAGTAAAAAAGTAGCTCAACTGGCACTGGCAGGCTCAGGGATATGCTGTGTTTTGGTTGTATTTGCTGCTGGATTGCCAAGCTGGCTGTGGATAGGACTGCTTTTGGTCTGGGGTATTTTGGTAGCTGCAGATTCACCTCAGTTTTCTACATTAGTAGCTCAAAGTGTCTCTCCGGAATATCGTGGAACTGCATTGACTCTTGTTAATTGTATAGGATTCGCAATTTCCATCGTAAGTATTCAATTGGCACAATATCTTTTATATTGGCTTACAATTGATCAGGTTTTGGCTTTATTATTTATAGGGCCATTGACGGGGCTTCTGCTTTTTAGATTTTTTGGCAGCAAAAAGGAAGCGATGTGA
- a CDS encoding GNAT family N-acetyltransferase: MMLDRKLILENDRVLLRTVTEDDFSSLMALTNDSGLWTYFTYDLSSPEEFREWAKPALKGQRLQFLVWDKSINQAVGSTAFGNYSPRDERIEIGWTWLGRQFHGTGVNQAMKLLMLEYSFQTLKLKRVEIKTDVLNMPARKALLKFGAVEEGILRSHTLLANGRRRDTIYYSVLDREWEGIRK; this comes from the coding sequence ATGATGTTAGACCGCAAGTTGATTTTAGAAAACGATAGGGTATTGTTGCGAACGGTTACAGAGGATGATTTTTCAAGTTTGATGGCATTGACGAATGACTCTGGCCTTTGGACTTATTTTACCTATGATCTGAGTAGTCCAGAGGAATTCAGAGAGTGGGCAAAGCCTGCGTTAAAAGGTCAGCGCTTACAGTTTTTGGTTTGGGACAAGAGTATAAATCAGGCAGTGGGAAGTACAGCTTTCGGGAATTACTCTCCTAGAGATGAACGAATAGAAATAGGCTGGACTTGGCTTGGTCGTCAGTTTCACGGAACTGGTGTCAATCAGGCAATGAAACTTTTGATGCTTGAGTATTCTTTCCAAACGCTTAAGCTGAAGCGCGTAGAAATCAAAACTGATGTGCTGAATATGCCTGCCAGAAAAGCGCTTCTGAAATTTGGTGCCGTGGAAGAAGGCATACTCCGAAGCCACACTTTGCTTGCAAATGGGCGACGACGGGATACGATCTATTATAGCGTGCTGGACAGGGAGTGGGAGGGGATCCGCAAGTAA
- a CDS encoding Nramp family divalent metal transporter, with product MFKNLGPGPIVAAAFIGPGTVTVCTLAGVNFGFSLLWALGLSVISTVVLQEISGRLGLITGKDLSQLIRNQKGNPIFRYFSIVLVLLAIGLGNAAYESGNISGTNLGMQIFWEAPTLTLPGIEVQSGNLILGILAFTLLCWGNYKSLERVLVGLVIFMSIAFTATAVLTNPDWSKVFAGFIPTWNDANLPTLVALIGTTVVPYNLFLYSSLAKTRWSGSADLPRMRKDIVISIVLGGIISMGIVIVGAANSGIEINSALDVSKGLEGIFGSFAKYLLGFGLMAAGLTSSVTAPLAAGLVICGIMGWDQAIHSKAMRASMGVIVLLGLTFASLGIKPIQLITLAQLANGVLLPLISGWIIRIASQKSILGGFRNKPSYTIMAVLIWLVTLALGLKSILAVAGIGF from the coding sequence ATGTTTAAAAATCTCGGCCCTGGGCCTATTGTAGCAGCCGCTTTTATTGGCCCGGGTACGGTCACCGTATGTACACTTGCAGGAGTCAATTTTGGATTTTCATTACTGTGGGCTTTGGGATTATCAGTGATTTCCACGGTGGTTCTTCAGGAGATTTCAGGAAGGCTGGGACTAATTACCGGCAAGGATTTGAGTCAGCTCATCCGTAATCAAAAAGGCAATCCAATCTTTCGATATTTTTCCATTGTATTGGTTTTGTTAGCTATAGGATTGGGAAACGCAGCCTACGAATCCGGAAATATATCCGGGACGAATTTAGGAATGCAGATTTTTTGGGAAGCACCTACCTTAACCCTTCCCGGAATTGAAGTCCAGTCCGGCAATCTGATCTTGGGAATTCTGGCCTTTACACTGCTGTGTTGGGGCAATTACAAATCCCTAGAACGGGTGCTTGTGGGGTTGGTGATCTTTATGTCCATAGCTTTCACAGCCACAGCCGTTCTTACCAATCCGGATTGGTCCAAAGTTTTCGCAGGATTTATTCCGACCTGGAATGATGCGAATTTACCTACACTCGTGGCTTTAATCGGAACTACTGTCGTTCCCTACAACCTGTTTCTCTATTCCAGTTTGGCAAAAACCCGTTGGTCAGGGTCTGCGGATCTCCCACGGATGCGGAAAGATATTGTCATTTCTATTGTCTTGGGCGGGATCATATCCATGGGAATAGTGATTGTGGGAGCTGCCAATTCCGGCATTGAAATCAACAGTGCTCTGGATGTCTCCAAAGGATTGGAAGGAATCTTCGGAAGCTTTGCCAAGTACCTTCTGGGCTTTGGGCTGATGGCCGCAGGACTCACCTCCAGTGTCACAGCGCCACTGGCGGCAGGATTGGTAATCTGCGGAATAATGGGTTGGGATCAAGCTATCCATTCCAAAGCCATGAGAGCTTCTATGGGAGTAATCGTCCTCTTAGGCTTAACCTTCGCTTCTCTGGGAATCAAACCTATACAATTGATCACCCTAGCGCAATTAGCCAATGGAGTACTTCTTCCACTGATTAGCGGCTGGATTATCCGGATAGCTTCGCAAAAGTCTATTTTGGGTGGCTTCCGAAATAAACCTTCGTATACTATCATGGCTGTTCTGATCTGGTTGGTTACCTTAGCGTTGGGGTTGAAAAGTATTCTTGCGGTGGCGGGGATTGGTTTTTAG